Proteins encoded by one window of Danaus plexippus chromosome Z, MEX_DaPlex, whole genome shotgun sequence:
- the LOC116778191 gene encoding protein AF-10 isoform X7, with protein sequence MKEIMKEMVGGCCVCSDERGWPDNPLVYCDGNGCSVAVHQACYGIIAVPTGPWYCRKCESPETKSKVRCELCPSKLGALKRTDTGGWAHVVCALYIPEVRFGNVTSMEPIVLRLIPTERYNKTCYICQDLGKTHRANAGACMQCNKSGCKQQFHVTCAQSLGLLCEEAGNYLDNVKYCGYCQHHYSKLKKGGNVKTIPPYKPVSHDSRSDSSEREGEPPTTHCKRGPGRKSSHSSGGASGKNTPNSSKTPTNTSQPMETCQDAEPSARKHKSCDKNKKKPSPSRRGSVAESGSKTNTPAPSPSPQHIQETHTKGGCSTPINTAKIPLPPESPGKEGIISSAAIASIPIPPSTSTTTVVQPTKPYESVITNTETADAKQTKKRKAVQGSQSAVDYASSPTPVEVANQIGNNTWEQQTSHATSDTNVEVEKIIKKAKTEGMDGGSSSAGHYTSVSPAPPPPPPPAHSPASHTSLQSPRHLPSPMPGPSGINQAPNIRSPSQHQIPLPSPMPEMGHIFHQTHKQVAMESGLSHSPHARSWGGLNVSYELQDPNKPGVSGIAGPSKEALVGANMANMANMANMANMANMANMANMGIPPALRNKKRAALATSTANTPPPPPMQSTAAQNLSGMRRGPQPTPPPVYHEAIKDSPPSSPGSERPLKPKLEHKLGVNCSAPHMLGNELNPESGAAARLQEQLTAELAAHAAGAVNSADTPIPPPLINKAAPRSGAQSLDQLLERQWEQGSQFLMEQAQHFDIASLLSCLHQLRTENVRLEEHVGNLLQRRDHLLAVNARLAIPLADVNKQNMVSGPGEPVRCARENGSGLRAPSVPGRPADNVACDRHQLMMREMQQKPS encoded by the exons ATGAAGGAGATTATGAAGGAGATGGTTGGTGGTTGCTGTGTGTGTTCCGACGAGCGTGGTTGGCCTGACAACCCGCTGGTCTACTGCGACGGCAATGGATGTTCGGTTGCAGTACACCAAG CCTGCTATGGAATCATTGCTGTTCCGACCGGTCCCTGGTACTGCAGGAAGTGTGAGAGCCCTGAGACTAAAAGCAAAGTG AGATGCGAGCTGTGCCCGTCTAAGTTGGGTGCGTTGAAGCGTACTGACACAGGTGGCTGGGCCCACGTCGTATGCGCTCTCTACATACCAGAGGTGCGTTTCGGGAACGTGACTTCTATGGAGCCGATTGTCCTGCGACTCATTCCCACCGAGAGATATAATaag ACTTGCTACATCTGCCAGGATCTTGGCAAAACTCATCGCGCCAACGCAGGCGCCTGCATGCAATGCAACAAATCTg GTTGTAAACAGCAGTTCCACGTCACCTGCGCCCAGTCCCTCGGCCTGTTGTGCGAGGAGGCCGGCAACTACCTGGACAACGTGAAATACTGCGGTTACTGCCAACATCACTACAGCAAACTG AAAAAAGGCGGTAACGTGAAGACCATCCCGCCGTACAAGCCGGTCAGTCACGATAGCCGCAGCGACTCGAGCGAGAGGGAGGGGGAGCCGCCGACGACGCACTGCAAGCGAGGG CCCGGCCGGAAGTCGTCTCACTCCAGCGGCGGCGCGTCCGGGAAGAACACGCCCAACTCGTCCAAGACGCCTACGAACACATCTCAACCGATGG AGACCTGCCAGGACGCAGAGCCGTCGGCGAGGAAACATAAGAGCTGCGATAAAA ACAAGAAGAAGCCTTCACCGTCTCGTCGAGGATCTGTGGCTGAGAGCGGCAGCAAGACCAATACACCAGCCCCCTCACCCTCGCCGCAACACATACAGGAGACACACACTAAAG GAGGTTGTTCTACGCCCATCAACACCGCTAAGATCCCCTTGCCGCCGGAGTCTCCTGGCAAGGAAGGCATCATCAGCTCAGCGGCCATAGCATCTATACCCATACCCCCGAG CACTTCAACAACGACTGTCGTGCAACCTACCAAGCCGTACGAGTCCGTCATCACCAACACGGAGACGGCTGATGCTAAACAGACCAAGAAAAGGAAGGCTGTTCAAGGTTCGCAGTCGGCCGTGGACTATGCATCATCACCGACG CCCGTGGAGGTCGCGAACCAGATCGGGAACAACACTTGGGAACAACAGACCAGCCACGCAACTAGCGACACTAATGTGGAAGTAGagaagattattaaaaag GCTAAAACTGAAGGTATGGACGGCGGGTCATCGTCAGCTGGTCACTACACCAGCGTGAGCCCGGctccgccgccgccgccgccgcccgcCCACAGCCCGGCGTCACACACCTCGTTACAGAGCCCTAG ACATCTCCCCAGTCCGATGCCAGGGCCGAGCGGGATCAACCAGGCTCCCAACATCAGATCGCCTTCGCAGCACCAG ATCCCGCTGCCGTCTCCAATGCCAGAGATGGGGCATATCTTCCATCAGACCCACAAGCAG GTGGCGATGGAGTCGGGGCTGAGTCACTCACCCCACGCTCGGTCCTGGGGCGGTCTGAACGTCTCCTACGAACTACAGGATCCAAACAAACCCGG TGTGAGCGGTATAGCTGGGCCCAGCAAGGAGGCGCTCGTCGGCGCCAACATGGCCAATATGGCCAATATGGCCAACATGGCTAATATGGCGAACATGGCAAACATGGCGAATATGGGCATACCGCCAGCCTTACGGAACAAGAAGAGAGCAGCACTAGCCACGTCCACGGCGAACACCCCGCCGCCACCGCCGATGC AGTCAACCGCAGCTCAGAACCTGAGCGGGATGCGGAGGGGACCCCAGCCGACCCCGCCGCCCGTGTATCACGAGGCAATCAAAGACTCTCCTCCGAGCTCGCCCg GCTCCGAGAGACCGCTGAAACCTAAATTGGAACACAA GTTGGGTGTGAACTGCTCGGCTCCTCATATGCTCGGTAACGAGCTGAACCCGGAGAGCGGAGCGGCGGCTCGTCTCCAGGAGCAGCTGACGGCCGAGCTGGCTGCCCACGCGGCCGGCGCCGTCAATTCAGCTGACACGCCCATACCGCCGCCCCTCATCAACAAGGCCGCTCCG AGATCCGGTGCTCAAAGCCTGGATCAGCTCCTCGAGCGACAATGGGAACAGGGCTCGCAGTTCCTCATGGAACAAGCACAGCACTTCGACA TAGCGTCGCTGTTGTCCTGCCTGCACCAGCTGCGGACGGAGAACGTCCGCCTGGAGGAGCACGTCGGCAATCTCCTGCAGAGGAGGGACCACCTGCTGGCCGTGAACGCACGCCTCGCTATACCACTAGCTG ACGTTAATAAACAGAACA TGGTGAGTGGACCCGGCGAGCCAGTCAGATGCGCTCGCGAGAACGGATCAGGCCTGAGGGCTCCTTCCGTCCCGGGACGACCAGCTGACAATGTAGCCTGCGATCGACATCAG CTGATGATGCGCGAGATGCAGCAGAAGCCCAGCTGA
- the LOC116778191 gene encoding protein AF-10 isoform X6: MKEIMKEMVGGCCVCSDERGWPDNPLVYCDGNGCSVAVHQACYGIIAVPTGPWYCRKCESPETKSKVRCELCPSKLGALKRTDTGGWAHVVCALYIPEVRFGNVTSMEPIVLRLIPTERYNKTCYICQDLGKTHRANAGACMQCNKSGCKQQFHVTCAQSLGLLCEEAGNYLDNVKYCGYCQHHYSKLKKGGNVKTIPPYKPVSHDSRSDSSEREGEPPTTHCKRGPGRKSSHSSGGASGKNTPNSSKTPTNTSQPMETCQDAEPSARKHKSCDKNKKKPSPSRRGSVAESGSKTNTPAPSPSPQHIQETHTKGGCSTPINTAKIPLPPESPGKEGIISSAAIASIPIPPSTSTTTVVQPTKPYESVITNTETADAKQTKKRKAVQGSQSAVDYASSPTPVEVANQIGNNTWEQQTSHATSDTNVEVEKIIKKAKTEGMDGGSSSAGHYTSVSPAPPPPPPPAHSPASHTSLQSPRHLPSPMPGPSGINQAPNIRSPSQHQMKEREPPASLLVSVPLPSASHGLNLSAHAHALMHAQVAMESGLSHSPHARSWGGLNVSYELQDPNKPGVSGIAGPSKEALVGANMANMANMANMANMANMANMANMGIPPALRNKKRAALATSTANTPPPPPMQSTAAQNLSGMRRGPQPTPPPVYHEAIKDSPPSSPGSERPLKPKLEHKLGVNCSAPHMLGNELNPESGAAARLQEQLTAELAAHAAGAVNSADTPIPPPLINKAAPRSGAQSLDQLLERQWEQGSQFLMEQAQHFDIASLLSCLHQLRTENVRLEEHVGNLLQRRDHLLAVNARLAIPLADVNKQNMVSGPGEPVRCARENGSGLRAPSVPGRPADNVACDRHQLMMREMQQKPS, from the exons ATGAAGGAGATTATGAAGGAGATGGTTGGTGGTTGCTGTGTGTGTTCCGACGAGCGTGGTTGGCCTGACAACCCGCTGGTCTACTGCGACGGCAATGGATGTTCGGTTGCAGTACACCAAG CCTGCTATGGAATCATTGCTGTTCCGACCGGTCCCTGGTACTGCAGGAAGTGTGAGAGCCCTGAGACTAAAAGCAAAGTG AGATGCGAGCTGTGCCCGTCTAAGTTGGGTGCGTTGAAGCGTACTGACACAGGTGGCTGGGCCCACGTCGTATGCGCTCTCTACATACCAGAGGTGCGTTTCGGGAACGTGACTTCTATGGAGCCGATTGTCCTGCGACTCATTCCCACCGAGAGATATAATaag ACTTGCTACATCTGCCAGGATCTTGGCAAAACTCATCGCGCCAACGCAGGCGCCTGCATGCAATGCAACAAATCTg GTTGTAAACAGCAGTTCCACGTCACCTGCGCCCAGTCCCTCGGCCTGTTGTGCGAGGAGGCCGGCAACTACCTGGACAACGTGAAATACTGCGGTTACTGCCAACATCACTACAGCAAACTG AAAAAAGGCGGTAACGTGAAGACCATCCCGCCGTACAAGCCGGTCAGTCACGATAGCCGCAGCGACTCGAGCGAGAGGGAGGGGGAGCCGCCGACGACGCACTGCAAGCGAGGG CCCGGCCGGAAGTCGTCTCACTCCAGCGGCGGCGCGTCCGGGAAGAACACGCCCAACTCGTCCAAGACGCCTACGAACACATCTCAACCGATGG AGACCTGCCAGGACGCAGAGCCGTCGGCGAGGAAACATAAGAGCTGCGATAAAA ACAAGAAGAAGCCTTCACCGTCTCGTCGAGGATCTGTGGCTGAGAGCGGCAGCAAGACCAATACACCAGCCCCCTCACCCTCGCCGCAACACATACAGGAGACACACACTAAAG GAGGTTGTTCTACGCCCATCAACACCGCTAAGATCCCCTTGCCGCCGGAGTCTCCTGGCAAGGAAGGCATCATCAGCTCAGCGGCCATAGCATCTATACCCATACCCCCGAG CACTTCAACAACGACTGTCGTGCAACCTACCAAGCCGTACGAGTCCGTCATCACCAACACGGAGACGGCTGATGCTAAACAGACCAAGAAAAGGAAGGCTGTTCAAGGTTCGCAGTCGGCCGTGGACTATGCATCATCACCGACG CCCGTGGAGGTCGCGAACCAGATCGGGAACAACACTTGGGAACAACAGACCAGCCACGCAACTAGCGACACTAATGTGGAAGTAGagaagattattaaaaag GCTAAAACTGAAGGTATGGACGGCGGGTCATCGTCAGCTGGTCACTACACCAGCGTGAGCCCGGctccgccgccgccgccgccgcccgcCCACAGCCCGGCGTCACACACCTCGTTACAGAGCCCTAG ACATCTCCCCAGTCCGATGCCAGGGCCGAGCGGGATCAACCAGGCTCCCAACATCAGATCGCCTTCGCAGCACCAG ATGAAGGAGCGCGAGCCGCCGGCGTCGCTACTGGTCTCCGTGCCGCTGCCTTCAGCCAGCCACGGCCTGAACCTGTCCGCGCACGCGCACGCCCTCATGCACGCACAG GTGGCGATGGAGTCGGGGCTGAGTCACTCACCCCACGCTCGGTCCTGGGGCGGTCTGAACGTCTCCTACGAACTACAGGATCCAAACAAACCCGG TGTGAGCGGTATAGCTGGGCCCAGCAAGGAGGCGCTCGTCGGCGCCAACATGGCCAATATGGCCAATATGGCCAACATGGCTAATATGGCGAACATGGCAAACATGGCGAATATGGGCATACCGCCAGCCTTACGGAACAAGAAGAGAGCAGCACTAGCCACGTCCACGGCGAACACCCCGCCGCCACCGCCGATGC AGTCAACCGCAGCTCAGAACCTGAGCGGGATGCGGAGGGGACCCCAGCCGACCCCGCCGCCCGTGTATCACGAGGCAATCAAAGACTCTCCTCCGAGCTCGCCCg GCTCCGAGAGACCGCTGAAACCTAAATTGGAACACAA GTTGGGTGTGAACTGCTCGGCTCCTCATATGCTCGGTAACGAGCTGAACCCGGAGAGCGGAGCGGCGGCTCGTCTCCAGGAGCAGCTGACGGCCGAGCTGGCTGCCCACGCGGCCGGCGCCGTCAATTCAGCTGACACGCCCATACCGCCGCCCCTCATCAACAAGGCCGCTCCG AGATCCGGTGCTCAAAGCCTGGATCAGCTCCTCGAGCGACAATGGGAACAGGGCTCGCAGTTCCTCATGGAACAAGCACAGCACTTCGACA TAGCGTCGCTGTTGTCCTGCCTGCACCAGCTGCGGACGGAGAACGTCCGCCTGGAGGAGCACGTCGGCAATCTCCTGCAGAGGAGGGACCACCTGCTGGCCGTGAACGCACGCCTCGCTATACCACTAGCTG ACGTTAATAAACAGAACA TGGTGAGTGGACCCGGCGAGCCAGTCAGATGCGCTCGCGAGAACGGATCAGGCCTGAGGGCTCCTTCCGTCCCGGGACGACCAGCTGACAATGTAGCCTGCGATCGACATCAG CTGATGATGCGCGAGATGCAGCAGAAGCCCAGCTGA
- the LOC116778191 gene encoding protein AF-10 isoform X4 codes for MKEIMKEMVGGCCVCSDERGWPDNPLVYCDGNGCSVAVHQACYGIIAVPTGPWYCRKCESPETKSKVRCELCPSKLGALKRTDTGGWAHVVCALYIPEVRFGNVTSMEPIVLRLIPTERYNKTCYICQDLGKTHRANAGACMQCNKSGCKQQFHVTCAQSLGLLCEEAGNYLDNVKYCGYCQHHYSKLKKGGNVKTIPPYKPVSHDSRSDSSEREGEPPTTHCKRGPGRKSSHSSGGASGKNTPNSSKTPTNTSQPMETCQDAEPSARKHKSCDKNKKKPSPSRRGSVAESGSKTNTPAPSPSPQHIQETHTKGGCSTPINTAKIPLPPESPGKEGIISSAAIASIPIPPSTSTTTVVQPTKPYESVITNTETADAKQTKKRKAVQGSQSAVDYASSPTPVEVANQIGNNTWEQQTSHATSDTNVEVEKIIKKAKTEGMDGGSSSAGHYTSVSPAPPPPPPPAHSPASHTSLQSPRHLPSPMPGPSGINQAPNIRSPSQHQMKEREPPASLLVSVPLPSASHGLNLSAHAHALMHAQIPLPSPMPEMGHIFHQTHKQVAMESGLSHSPHARSWGGLNVSYELQDPNKPGVSGIAGPSKEALVGANMANMANMANMANMANMANMANMGIPPALRNKKRAALATSTANTPPPPPMQSTAAQNLSGMRRGPQPTPPPVYHEAIKDSPPSSPGSERPLKPKLEHKLGVNCSAPHMLGNELNPESGAAARLQEQLTAELAAHAAGAVNSADTPIPPPLINKAAPRSGAQSLDQLLERQWEQGSQFLMEQAQHFDTSLLSCLHQLRTENVRLEEHVGNLLQRRDHLLAVNARLAIPLAVVSGPGEPVRCARENGSGLRAPSVPGRPADNVACDRHQLMMREMQQKPS; via the exons ATGAAGGAGATTATGAAGGAGATGGTTGGTGGTTGCTGTGTGTGTTCCGACGAGCGTGGTTGGCCTGACAACCCGCTGGTCTACTGCGACGGCAATGGATGTTCGGTTGCAGTACACCAAG CCTGCTATGGAATCATTGCTGTTCCGACCGGTCCCTGGTACTGCAGGAAGTGTGAGAGCCCTGAGACTAAAAGCAAAGTG AGATGCGAGCTGTGCCCGTCTAAGTTGGGTGCGTTGAAGCGTACTGACACAGGTGGCTGGGCCCACGTCGTATGCGCTCTCTACATACCAGAGGTGCGTTTCGGGAACGTGACTTCTATGGAGCCGATTGTCCTGCGACTCATTCCCACCGAGAGATATAATaag ACTTGCTACATCTGCCAGGATCTTGGCAAAACTCATCGCGCCAACGCAGGCGCCTGCATGCAATGCAACAAATCTg GTTGTAAACAGCAGTTCCACGTCACCTGCGCCCAGTCCCTCGGCCTGTTGTGCGAGGAGGCCGGCAACTACCTGGACAACGTGAAATACTGCGGTTACTGCCAACATCACTACAGCAAACTG AAAAAAGGCGGTAACGTGAAGACCATCCCGCCGTACAAGCCGGTCAGTCACGATAGCCGCAGCGACTCGAGCGAGAGGGAGGGGGAGCCGCCGACGACGCACTGCAAGCGAGGG CCCGGCCGGAAGTCGTCTCACTCCAGCGGCGGCGCGTCCGGGAAGAACACGCCCAACTCGTCCAAGACGCCTACGAACACATCTCAACCGATGG AGACCTGCCAGGACGCAGAGCCGTCGGCGAGGAAACATAAGAGCTGCGATAAAA ACAAGAAGAAGCCTTCACCGTCTCGTCGAGGATCTGTGGCTGAGAGCGGCAGCAAGACCAATACACCAGCCCCCTCACCCTCGCCGCAACACATACAGGAGACACACACTAAAG GAGGTTGTTCTACGCCCATCAACACCGCTAAGATCCCCTTGCCGCCGGAGTCTCCTGGCAAGGAAGGCATCATCAGCTCAGCGGCCATAGCATCTATACCCATACCCCCGAG CACTTCAACAACGACTGTCGTGCAACCTACCAAGCCGTACGAGTCCGTCATCACCAACACGGAGACGGCTGATGCTAAACAGACCAAGAAAAGGAAGGCTGTTCAAGGTTCGCAGTCGGCCGTGGACTATGCATCATCACCGACG CCCGTGGAGGTCGCGAACCAGATCGGGAACAACACTTGGGAACAACAGACCAGCCACGCAACTAGCGACACTAATGTGGAAGTAGagaagattattaaaaag GCTAAAACTGAAGGTATGGACGGCGGGTCATCGTCAGCTGGTCACTACACCAGCGTGAGCCCGGctccgccgccgccgccgccgcccgcCCACAGCCCGGCGTCACACACCTCGTTACAGAGCCCTAG ACATCTCCCCAGTCCGATGCCAGGGCCGAGCGGGATCAACCAGGCTCCCAACATCAGATCGCCTTCGCAGCACCAG ATGAAGGAGCGCGAGCCGCCGGCGTCGCTACTGGTCTCCGTGCCGCTGCCTTCAGCCAGCCACGGCCTGAACCTGTCCGCGCACGCGCACGCCCTCATGCACGCACAG ATCCCGCTGCCGTCTCCAATGCCAGAGATGGGGCATATCTTCCATCAGACCCACAAGCAG GTGGCGATGGAGTCGGGGCTGAGTCACTCACCCCACGCTCGGTCCTGGGGCGGTCTGAACGTCTCCTACGAACTACAGGATCCAAACAAACCCGG TGTGAGCGGTATAGCTGGGCCCAGCAAGGAGGCGCTCGTCGGCGCCAACATGGCCAATATGGCCAATATGGCCAACATGGCTAATATGGCGAACATGGCAAACATGGCGAATATGGGCATACCGCCAGCCTTACGGAACAAGAAGAGAGCAGCACTAGCCACGTCCACGGCGAACACCCCGCCGCCACCGCCGATGC AGTCAACCGCAGCTCAGAACCTGAGCGGGATGCGGAGGGGACCCCAGCCGACCCCGCCGCCCGTGTATCACGAGGCAATCAAAGACTCTCCTCCGAGCTCGCCCg GCTCCGAGAGACCGCTGAAACCTAAATTGGAACACAA GTTGGGTGTGAACTGCTCGGCTCCTCATATGCTCGGTAACGAGCTGAACCCGGAGAGCGGAGCGGCGGCTCGTCTCCAGGAGCAGCTGACGGCCGAGCTGGCTGCCCACGCGGCCGGCGCCGTCAATTCAGCTGACACGCCCATACCGCCGCCCCTCATCAACAAGGCCGCTCCG AGATCCGGTGCTCAAAGCCTGGATCAGCTCCTCGAGCGACAATGGGAACAGGGCTCGCAGTTCCTCATGGAACAAGCACAGCACTTCGACA CGTCGCTGTTGTCCTGCCTGCACCAGCTGCGGACGGAGAACGTCCGCCTGGAGGAGCACGTCGGCAATCTCCTGCAGAGGAGGGACCACCTGCTGGCCGTGAACGCACGCCTCGCTATACCACTAGCTG TGGTGAGTGGACCCGGCGAGCCAGTCAGATGCGCTCGCGAGAACGGATCAGGCCTGAGGGCTCCTTCCGTCCCGGGACGACCAGCTGACAATGTAGCCTGCGATCGACATCAG CTGATGATGCGCGAGATGCAGCAGAAGCCCAGCTGA
- the LOC116778191 gene encoding protein AF-10 isoform X2 — MKEIMKEMVGGCCVCSDERGWPDNPLVYCDGNGCSVAVHQACYGIIAVPTGPWYCRKCESPETKSKVRCELCPSKLGALKRTDTGGWAHVVCALYIPEVRFGNVTSMEPIVLRLIPTERYNKTCYICQDLGKTHRANAGACMQCNKSGCKQQFHVTCAQSLGLLCEEAGNYLDNVKYCGYCQHHYSKLKKGGNVKTIPPYKPVSHDSRSDSSEREGEPPTTHCKRGPGRKSSHSSGGASGKNTPNSSKTPTNTSQPMETCQDAEPSARKHKSCDKNKKKPSPSRRGSVAESGSKTNTPAPSPSPQHIQETHTKGGCSTPINTAKIPLPPESPGKEGIISSAAIASIPIPPSTSTTTVVQPTKPYESVITNTETADAKQTKKRKAVQGSQSAVDYASSPTPVEVANQIGNNTWEQQTSHATSDTNVEVEKIIKKAKTEGMDGGSSSAGHYTSVSPAPPPPPPPAHSPASHTSLQSPRHLPSPMPGPSGINQAPNIRSPSQHQMKEREPPASLLVSVPLPSASHGLNLSAHAHALMHAQIPLPSPMPEMGHIFHQTHKQVAMESGLSHSPHARSWGGLNVSYELQDPNKPGVSGIAGPSKEALVGANMANMANMANMANMANMANMANMGIPPALRNKKRAALATSTANTPPPPPMQSTAAQNLSGMRRGPQPTPPPVYHEAIKDSPPSSPGSERPLKPKLEHKLGVNCSAPHMLGNELNPESGAAARLQEQLTAELAAHAAGAVNSADTPIPPPLINKAAPRSGAQSLDQLLERQWEQGSQFLMEQAQHFDTSLLSCLHQLRTENVRLEEHVGNLLQRRDHLLAVNARLAIPLADVNKQNMVSGPGEPVRCARENGSGLRAPSVPGRPADNVACDRHQLMMREMQQKPS; from the exons ATGAAGGAGATTATGAAGGAGATGGTTGGTGGTTGCTGTGTGTGTTCCGACGAGCGTGGTTGGCCTGACAACCCGCTGGTCTACTGCGACGGCAATGGATGTTCGGTTGCAGTACACCAAG CCTGCTATGGAATCATTGCTGTTCCGACCGGTCCCTGGTACTGCAGGAAGTGTGAGAGCCCTGAGACTAAAAGCAAAGTG AGATGCGAGCTGTGCCCGTCTAAGTTGGGTGCGTTGAAGCGTACTGACACAGGTGGCTGGGCCCACGTCGTATGCGCTCTCTACATACCAGAGGTGCGTTTCGGGAACGTGACTTCTATGGAGCCGATTGTCCTGCGACTCATTCCCACCGAGAGATATAATaag ACTTGCTACATCTGCCAGGATCTTGGCAAAACTCATCGCGCCAACGCAGGCGCCTGCATGCAATGCAACAAATCTg GTTGTAAACAGCAGTTCCACGTCACCTGCGCCCAGTCCCTCGGCCTGTTGTGCGAGGAGGCCGGCAACTACCTGGACAACGTGAAATACTGCGGTTACTGCCAACATCACTACAGCAAACTG AAAAAAGGCGGTAACGTGAAGACCATCCCGCCGTACAAGCCGGTCAGTCACGATAGCCGCAGCGACTCGAGCGAGAGGGAGGGGGAGCCGCCGACGACGCACTGCAAGCGAGGG CCCGGCCGGAAGTCGTCTCACTCCAGCGGCGGCGCGTCCGGGAAGAACACGCCCAACTCGTCCAAGACGCCTACGAACACATCTCAACCGATGG AGACCTGCCAGGACGCAGAGCCGTCGGCGAGGAAACATAAGAGCTGCGATAAAA ACAAGAAGAAGCCTTCACCGTCTCGTCGAGGATCTGTGGCTGAGAGCGGCAGCAAGACCAATACACCAGCCCCCTCACCCTCGCCGCAACACATACAGGAGACACACACTAAAG GAGGTTGTTCTACGCCCATCAACACCGCTAAGATCCCCTTGCCGCCGGAGTCTCCTGGCAAGGAAGGCATCATCAGCTCAGCGGCCATAGCATCTATACCCATACCCCCGAG CACTTCAACAACGACTGTCGTGCAACCTACCAAGCCGTACGAGTCCGTCATCACCAACACGGAGACGGCTGATGCTAAACAGACCAAGAAAAGGAAGGCTGTTCAAGGTTCGCAGTCGGCCGTGGACTATGCATCATCACCGACG CCCGTGGAGGTCGCGAACCAGATCGGGAACAACACTTGGGAACAACAGACCAGCCACGCAACTAGCGACACTAATGTGGAAGTAGagaagattattaaaaag GCTAAAACTGAAGGTATGGACGGCGGGTCATCGTCAGCTGGTCACTACACCAGCGTGAGCCCGGctccgccgccgccgccgccgcccgcCCACAGCCCGGCGTCACACACCTCGTTACAGAGCCCTAG ACATCTCCCCAGTCCGATGCCAGGGCCGAGCGGGATCAACCAGGCTCCCAACATCAGATCGCCTTCGCAGCACCAG ATGAAGGAGCGCGAGCCGCCGGCGTCGCTACTGGTCTCCGTGCCGCTGCCTTCAGCCAGCCACGGCCTGAACCTGTCCGCGCACGCGCACGCCCTCATGCACGCACAG ATCCCGCTGCCGTCTCCAATGCCAGAGATGGGGCATATCTTCCATCAGACCCACAAGCAG GTGGCGATGGAGTCGGGGCTGAGTCACTCACCCCACGCTCGGTCCTGGGGCGGTCTGAACGTCTCCTACGAACTACAGGATCCAAACAAACCCGG TGTGAGCGGTATAGCTGGGCCCAGCAAGGAGGCGCTCGTCGGCGCCAACATGGCCAATATGGCCAATATGGCCAACATGGCTAATATGGCGAACATGGCAAACATGGCGAATATGGGCATACCGCCAGCCTTACGGAACAAGAAGAGAGCAGCACTAGCCACGTCCACGGCGAACACCCCGCCGCCACCGCCGATGC AGTCAACCGCAGCTCAGAACCTGAGCGGGATGCGGAGGGGACCCCAGCCGACCCCGCCGCCCGTGTATCACGAGGCAATCAAAGACTCTCCTCCGAGCTCGCCCg GCTCCGAGAGACCGCTGAAACCTAAATTGGAACACAA GTTGGGTGTGAACTGCTCGGCTCCTCATATGCTCGGTAACGAGCTGAACCCGGAGAGCGGAGCGGCGGCTCGTCTCCAGGAGCAGCTGACGGCCGAGCTGGCTGCCCACGCGGCCGGCGCCGTCAATTCAGCTGACACGCCCATACCGCCGCCCCTCATCAACAAGGCCGCTCCG AGATCCGGTGCTCAAAGCCTGGATCAGCTCCTCGAGCGACAATGGGAACAGGGCTCGCAGTTCCTCATGGAACAAGCACAGCACTTCGACA CGTCGCTGTTGTCCTGCCTGCACCAGCTGCGGACGGAGAACGTCCGCCTGGAGGAGCACGTCGGCAATCTCCTGCAGAGGAGGGACCACCTGCTGGCCGTGAACGCACGCCTCGCTATACCACTAGCTG ACGTTAATAAACAGAACA TGGTGAGTGGACCCGGCGAGCCAGTCAGATGCGCTCGCGAGAACGGATCAGGCCTGAGGGCTCCTTCCGTCCCGGGACGACCAGCTGACAATGTAGCCTGCGATCGACATCAG CTGATGATGCGCGAGATGCAGCAGAAGCCCAGCTGA